The Syngnathoides biaculeatus isolate LvHL_M chromosome 16, ASM1980259v1, whole genome shotgun sequence DNA segment tgatgcaaatttttcacattttaaaaagttgtctttttttgagGAGGGGAGTTCTGCTCATACCAATAAGTGTTGCCAATGTACAACTTTTCCGGCACATGCACGAAATCAAGCCATTTTTCGTGATGTCAATAAATGACTTACTGTTTATAAGTGGAAAGAGGCTCTCGATGGCAGTAAAGCTGTCATCAAGAGCAGacattttgttggttttgtcCTAAAAGGCAACTGTGGGCAACAGTAGTGGTTCAGGGACAAAACCCTGCGAGGCTCCAGAGgaagaaataatgaaaatacaaGATTAAACATGTGCCAGTAATTCTAATTTTTATGATACTTTGTAACGTCTGATCATGTTTAAGTAGTCCTCTGCGGTAGGCGTCACATTTTGTATATTTCTGGATGGTTGAAACCAGTTAAAAGAAACCCGAAAGGCACACACTCATTAAAaactacaattttaaaaaaggggcATATTTTGAGTTGTCTTATCTGAAAATGGTAATCAAAATGGTCAGAGGACAAAACCCGGAGGGACTCCAAAACTTCAAACACAAAATTCTACATATTGTGTCTTGTTTCTACTCCAGTTAGTaaagtttgaacattttaaatcatGCGGTGAGTGTTCCATTTTGGAAGGTTTTGAAAAGTACAGGTCCATGGACAACTCTGGCGTACTTCCCAAGGAGAACTAATGAAAACCCAAGATTAAAGATAGTCTGAACTCAAGTTTGAACAGTTTTAAATAGTATTAACCTGTGAGCTCCAACTGTTAGAAGTTTCCGAGTGGTTGGAACCAATTGTTAAGTATTATTGCTCTCTAGAGTAGCCAGGAGGCTTTCAGTAGCACTAATCTGTTGTGAAGGGTGGAAATTTAATTGGTGATGAAACAAGTTGTGCAAGGAGAAAAGCTGGAGGGACTCGTAATGTAgaactatccattttctgcatcacttatcctcacttgggtggCGGGTATGTGGAATTCTATCCTAGTTGACTGTGGGAAAGagggcaggttacaccctgaacatatgtagcaaccatttgcactcacattcatacctatgggtAATGTAGaggcttcaattaacctacaatgcattttttttttcaaccccatgcaggtacggggaCAACAGGTAAATACagaggtgaggccggatttgaacctgggccctcggaactatgaggcagatgtgctaaccagtggCCCATCTTCCGCCTGTTTGGAATTAGAATTTTATTAGCATTCTAAGTCCTAAGGTTATGGGTAGTCAGTACACATTTAACCCATTTGTAGAAGTTCTGTTCCAGTTTACAGTAACTCTCTGTGACAGCTGAACTCTCATTTAGGGTGGAAATTTTGTTACGTTTGTTCCAAAAGCTAACTTTCAACATAAATGGTCCGAGGACAAAAGTTGAGGGATTCGCCAAGGCAGAACTAATCAAAACCCAAGCTTATAGATAGCACCCCTATcatgtttattttctctttcttcCATTCTGGTGGGACTCTTCGTCCACCAGGTTCGGGGCAGCTCTGGGCAGGCTCGCGAGGCCCTCCAGAGGCATTTTGCGGAACTGCAAGCGGCAGCCACCCGGCTGCTGTCGGAACGACTGAGCACACTCCTCACCGAGGTGGATGCCATTGAGGCAGAGAGCGTCAGGCCTCTGGACGACTGCCAGAGCCTCGTGGAGTACGGTGTGAGCCAGGCCGATGAGCTCCTCagagagggtaaaaaaaaaaaaatggcatctgAAGAAGTGCTTACTTATGATTTTAAGGACTGCATTGTCTCTGCAGGGGAAGCGGCGCTACGCTGTGGTCTCGGGGAGAAAGAAGACAAACTGGGAAGCTTCACCAAGAAGGCCATGCACATTCAATTGGAAAGGTAAAGTAGTATGAGCTAGCGTGAAACAATTATTGgaataaataattgaattacATAAAAGTCATAGCAAAATATCTCCCTCAAAGTGTCACAGTGAAAGATGCTAGCCTGGGCTCCCAACAGCCAACTCTACACTGTCGTTCTGACGCCCATGTCGCTCACCAGGCCAGAACCCCACCTTTTAAAGCCATATGCATTTAAAGTCACAGATATTAGAGTGTAGAATGTGAGCCTCAGCCTTAGACACATGAACTGTTAATTACTAATTATGCAAAGGCACAGGATGAGAAACATGTTTCATCAGATAAATTTAATTTTGGTGCAAATTGAGATAAATGTGAATATAAACATTCTTTTTGAGGCCATTCTCAGTGCAGCAGGATGTACAGTAGCCTTCTAATTAGCGTGTCAGCTATGATTCATTGTCCCCTCTTTGccctttttccaaaaatgacttCTGATTGTCTAAAAGGGCTACAgggttgcacacactgcatTTAGATAACTTTCTGCTTTgacatgaaaaagacattgcaaaaaatacaacacagtAAGAGAAGAGAGTTTAGGATGTCACACATTACACCCCTGTCCTGCAGTTCAgcgattgattttttttattttttgtaattatttatttattacaaacAGCTGCTGATACGACGTCAGAAGTAAAGAACTTAAAGGGTAGACTTCAAATTCCCGTCTTGTTTCAATTACTCTCACACAGAAAAATGATGGAAACAGTTgtcgaaaataaaaaaactaaataattcaCATGTATAATAAAttggaagggggaaaaaaagcaccctgcctcttgcccgatgatagttcagacaggctccaccactccttcgaggctagtgaggataagcggtgtgggaaatgaatggaaaaaataacaGACAGGTGTATCTGTGAGTGCCGGAGTGTGAATATGTGAGGGACCACCGTGGTGGAAACTCAGGACAGACCCGGGTGTAACATCAGAGGTGATGACAGGCACAGTTGCCTTCACCACAGCAGTGACGAGAGAAATGAGTCGCAGGTGTTAAATTTTATGCcccaatcccattttttttttttattcatccctTTCGTTTCACCCAGCTGCTCTCCTGCCTCCGTTAATATTGAAGCTCTCAACTTCTGAAGTAGCTTCAGAGAGGTGAGATGGTGGCTGTGTGAAAAAGACAATCGTGGCATGTGGGAGTGAAATTTAACGCTTGACTCTCTTTTCCTTCCCAGTTGTGttgaaaaaagtcaaacagCGGTTGAAATGAAACCTTGAGTTACAATGAACCAGAATTCAGGACTCACTTCTCCTTCCATTTAGTGTTGAAAGTAACGGTTTCTTTCACACACTaactttatgattattattattattacattactgTTCAACATTATTGACTTAACTGCTTCTAACTGTGGTTGCGTTCCAGCCTGCCCGAGGTTCCTGCCTTGGTGGACGTCCCATGTGTGTCGGCCCAGTTCGACGACTCCCTTTTGGTTCTGCTGCGGGAGCACGTATGCCGCCACGGTTCGGTGGCCTCACACCCGCCCGTTCTCATTGAGGAGCTGCAGGAGAGACCCGGGAGCATCCTAGTACGCTGGTGTAAGGTGAGcctgcgggggtgggggggacgccgtacatccatccacccatccgttttccaagccgcttatcctcacaaggtgttTTCGCCACACTTTCACACGCTGTCAGGTGGATGAGGACTTTGCCGCCGCTGACTACCGGCTGCAGTACCGTCGCTCGGGCAGTGGAGGGAGCCAGTACGAGGACGCCTATGTGGGGCACGACACCGAATTCCTGACCCTGGGCCTGGACCCCAACACCGACTACGTTTTCAGGGTGTGTGCCCGCGGGGAGGGCCGCACTGAGTGGAGCCCATGGAGCGTGGCGCAGACCGGATATACCACCATGGAGCCGCACGGTGGCCGCATGCACGCCGAAACGCATAAACCTTAGCACTGCATTTTGTTAATGTGTGTTCAATGTGTTTGCGTATTGATTGCGTGTGATTGTTTGTGTTGGTTGTGTGTAGCGTGGCGTGCGGGTACAGAGGGTTACATTGTGAGCAGCAGGCGTAACATCGCCTTGAGGAACGACTCGGCGCCGTCCAGCTGCCCTGTGCTCTACTCCAACGCACCCACCTACTTCTGTGGCCTCACACTTACTTTTAAGTACGTCGATATACTAatactcacgcacacacatatacatatatctcTAAGAGTTTTTGTCACTTGAAGGATTTCCGCGACCGGTCAGCCGGACCGTCGGGAcagtttgggtgtgtgtgttgatgGAGAAAAAGGGCAACACTCACTTCAGAGAGATCAGGCTGTCTGTATCTCCACCAATGGTATGTGGAATGAATACttgaagaatatatatatatatatttaagatACAACAAGAGCTGCAGATGACAGATAAACACGCACAAACTGTatcattcacattatttcaactaTTTATGGCATTAGTTGCCTTGCTgacaaaacagcattttaacaaCCATAAAACCGCGTTAGGCATGCTGGGAAATCCTCTGATCATGATCAAAATGTTTTATCAATGACATCGTCATGGTCTCATCATGTCAAGCGCCATTGTATAATTCTCAAAATGCTGTCTAATCCAatcatgaagagtttgttttcaaaatgagacatatccgtttttttcattttgagaaaagggcttggtattgaagtgaaaacaataaactcaatttatgtttcgaACTATTGagagatggaaagagatgctaaaaagtaactaaacaccatactacaaaaaaatattggctttaatattcactgaGTTTTTtcgatgacaaatttcattttttctccaaaatgagacatatccaaacattctattcttggcaaagtgagacatatccaaatttcgacctaaaccttcaggagcagctgtattttttttttaaaaaatcagttgcttttgataggcaatcatgaaaactatttgcctttcaacatttcaagcattttaaaataatatttaagaccatgaccaccacatttagagagttaggtattagaaataagggtcagtcaccagtcacaattttcacaattagctcactaatgtcagatgttgaaaaaagagataaaaaaatgggaatttcttttaaaaaggtgtttttcagttatttagaaactgtttgtttgttcggtatgaggtcttggaaaggctcagtttacatcattgtaattttgtgtatctgtatgcgattctgcaatccgacatctgcaggcattgtgtcactcagttgattaattttgtttataagttgatgtgagatcattaagaaagtaaactgcttcaaaccagtctaccaaggttaatatgggttgcgagggataccagcagaaaaaaaataggttgtcgatctcatacacacatctccaaaacgaaatcagtttcaaactcacaaattcactatttgaaatctgactcattgagtctgctttcttttgattttatttatagctgtcgctgtctggggaaagaacactgcagaataggatataagtctgtagtaataataacagtattcataatgctcatagacagaaattgagtctactccaagggtgttgatttccttttaatgtcaacttttcttaagtcatagctgataactttccttataaaaaatggcaaaaaaaagattgcatagaattatgaaaatttattcattcattaatgatcgttggtgaaatattttgaacaacaaaattactattcaagcattacacaatcctagacaaaacagtatgtttattacattcagatacaatggtacttggtTGAGAtctgaagtattaaattgcgataatttcataaagaattaaaattaaataggaaaaccaccctcacaatgggacagcctgcaagtacaccagcacaatcactgattcatttattcgatattattaaacattgataaacaaaatacaagacttagttcagcttgaaagcaagaaacactgtaaagataaaatcgacaaaaatgcatgccaaggatccaaataaaaaaacatggcaaaacaatgaaaaggtttgctactgactgtactggatatttttcagtttaaacaaaaacaatcgacaaagatcaaaagtctttattttctttcaattcagaagtagaaaagaaacattactgatccacacatcagtagattctattaaaaatagaattcatgtaaaagaaaatccaaatgtgataaaaaaggaaacaataggtcaacttcacaaagaggaaaaaatagggtctactatcacagcaagcgcttcttcttttcttacCCCGTGTCCGCTGGGTTTCCtttccttcccagcttcattctctccggtgtctcgtacaaaaaatcaaactcggcattagcatctctctcaaacatGGGCggagccattttggatgatgatgtggaagataccggaacttccctctagacgaattctgattggatactgcttgcttcagcagcgcacgctgattgaacgaaattatgtcgcattttgctctaaataagatctcgatatgtcgcattttgaaataaaacgcgatcttccttggctgatatagaacgatatgtcgcactttcaacaaaaatcagagtatcccgataactaccattcggacctggataattttggcgcgagtttcgcaaatctgaaaaaaatgcctatgtcgcgttttgaaaacaaactcttcacatgTGAATGCTAATCTCACTCTGAAGCACTCTTGTGTTGTGTatgaatatttactgtaatttctggcctgcaagctgcaatttttttcacactctttcaaccctgcggtttatgccaTGGTGTGGCtaattttggcatttttttctaacggccgtaaGGGGGCACCTGAAAGGtcagaatgagaccggtggaatatatgtgccgaggaagtgactttttgtgCTTGCGCAGCGCTAGCACTAAGggtagtgttaaactctttctgtgtactgactttgtaaatatctcgtgtttcaatgtgggcggttgcagcagcttttacacagctgcggcgtgtgtatgtaccaaagggtatttcctttacaaatgtactcggtgaggcttgtaaccaggtgtgctctgtagggcgggaatgatggtattttgaaaaaatgattttgtgccAGGAGTGAATGTGTTATCTGGGCACATGTGACCCCTCTAGTGTTCAACATGTTGTGCCCATTTTGACCTTTTTAATCCACAGTcatatcatttttgtgttaagtGTTATTTTAAACCACAAcacatgtatgtttttatgcactgtattcGTATGGCTTGGCACGTTCTCGTAACCCAGAAATGCACTTCTAATTTCCCCGAGTGGGCGTTTGCCAACCATGAAGTGGGCAGGCTCTTGAATAATTAGTAACCTGATACGTCACAACCTCAGGAAAATCCAACGGGGTCATTTTGCAAGCTTTCCGACGTTTATCGATTTTTGCATTCAGTTGACAAACTGGATTGATTTAtctaatgatttattttgacaagtCACGCATACAATagtagaaaaaatatattttgatggAATGAAACTTTTAAAACATAACTCGTTTACAAATGCCTAGTCTAGGTGTTCTAGTTTAAGGATAACTAAAAACTATCTTGAATAATTTATGCAATGATGATTAATAATGTTTTTCATAATCACACAGCCATATTCCAATACTAATTAGGTGTCGTTGCGTTTTGGTTATCAGGTGCCGTATATGTGAATGGTAAGGAGATGACCAATCAGCTTCCATCCATCAGTCTCGGCTCAGTGGTGACGTTTGACATGGAGGTCGTGGGCGTGGTCCCgctcaccaacaacaacaaccacattAGCGGCTTGAAACTGCGCGTCACCATTGGCTCGGGCAGCCGCGAGGTGGTTTTTGATTGGATGTTGGAGACGGCGGTGGACAGCCTCTTCTTCGGCTGCTCCTTCGCGCACGCTGGCTGGAAAGTGCTCGTCTTTTAAAGGATGATCACAGGACACAAAAGTTGTATTTACACCTACAGTGCTAACATCTTTTAGTTCTTTTTAATTCCTGAAATGGAGACTTTCCAATTTAAGGTTCCTTTCCTCTCAAAAGTACTCCAGTCCCTTGCAGGGTCTTCTTCTGTCTCCTGGAATAAACCCGGAAGTTTCTTTTTCCACCTAAAGTTACAGGAGCTTTTGGTCATTGGTGCTTTTAATTCCTGGAATTTAACTCTTCCACTCAGTTATGTTCAGTGCTGAAGGCCTAAAAGTTTGGCGGACGTCTCAAAAGTATTCCCACTCAAACTAGTTTTCTTCTGGCCCCGAAATCATTTCAAGTTCAAGTTTGGgaactttttgtcattttcctgGAACACAAATCTGATCAGCGATTTAAAACTTTCAGTACTGCCCCTTTCGCAGGGTCTTCTTGTGGAGTAAGAAAATGTCCTTAGAACTCTTATCTTGCAGTTTTGAACACAGTCATTTCTAGGATATTTTAGTCCTTGGTATTTGGAACTTGAAGATTTCATTGAGGTATGAGCCCTACCCCAAAGGTTGATAGACGTTTCTAAAGTACTAATCCAATAAACCGTCAGCCTCCAGAAGCCATATTGTAGGACTAATGCgtgttagtttttctttttcttaattgCATCTCTCAATATCTCTGAATAAACCCTTCAGGGATTTACCAGTGAATCCAGAAAGACATAAaacctgccttttttttgttgtcataaaTCAGGGACACTGTGAAAGATGCACTTTTTCTTCGACCTTTGAGTCACACGTGCCGGTGTGATTATGTAGTATGTGATATTGTGTAAGATGCCAATCAGTGGAGGACAATCTTATTTAAAGTACAGTATGACtgaattctggaaaaaaaacatcctataACCATGGACACAGTACTTCcctttttttaaagccatttcTGAGTATTTTCTCTTTACTCATGAACAAAATGTGATGTTTGATGTTGTTCTGTGTGTTAAGGCTTCAATGTTTTGAACTTCGAGGCCTGTTTCAGGTACAAATTTCTCACTGAAGCTCGCCTTGTCTTCGGTCTAATAAATAAGactattaatattttaatgctTCCAAAAGAACTTCTTAATATATAGATGTCTTCCAAGCTAATaattacaattttgtttttttgccatggCTGTTCACATGAAGGATGGTGCCCAGTCACTGGACACTATGGTATGTATAAGACACCCTGTATATAGTCTCATAATGTGTTCACCCCCTTTCTGAtttctgttcttttctttttaacacaaAGTTTCAAATAAGATCACTCAGAGAAAATTGAGGAAATACaaattgcagtttttaaaatgacaattcaatattaaattaaaaaaaaaactttccaaccctctgaaaaagtaattgccccatGAACTTAATGACTGGTTGTGACACCATGGTTCGCTGTTGGCATAATGTACTTTTTATGAagtgctgtgccatttttacatcaGATAAAATAGGcaacacaccttccaaaaagttcagtttttttctCGTCAGTTCACAGAATGCGTcgccaaaagtcttgaggatcatcaagatgttttttgataaatgtgaaatgagcctttgtattctttgccgGCTGCAGGGGGTTTCGCCTGAGAACGCTCCCGTGGATGCCATTTGTTGCCCAGTGTCTTATGATGGAGTCACGAACATTGACCTGAATTGAGCCCAGTGAgtcctgcaggtctttagatgttgttcaaggttctCTTGTGACCTGGATGAGTTGTCATCACAATCTTGAAGTAATTTTAGCTCCtactgggaaggtttgccactgtttccagttttctccatttgtggataattgctttgacagtggttcactggagccccaaaagccttggaaattgatttgtaaccttttccacatTGATCGATTTcactccccccctccctcatttCTTTGGATGGTGGCATAATACTTTTTTCAGCCACTGTAGGCagcattcacacacacgcatacatgtATGTACGTATACATATGTGTACAAACACTTGAAGCCTGGCATTTACACAGTGCCAAAACatctcattttttgtttcaatggtTGAAGTCCAATCAGACTAAATCTGTTTCTGCTCTATAGaggcgtattactgccacaccaaaaaaaaagtcacatttcacatgtgaatcgtttcacataacGTAGAAAGTAACTttaccccacccccaaaagacAATTGCTTCCAGTTCGGGTGGGTGGAGACCTTAGTTATGTATAGCAAACATACATTCCTGTATATCTACCCAGATCTTCAATAACACTCCATCTTTACTAAAAAATGAAGAGTGAAAAAGAAGATGCATGTTCATCAGGCTAAATGAGAGAATATCTGAGAGTTTTATATTATGtttaaggtcaaaagtttacatacatttctttagtatcgagtagcatttcctc contains these protein-coding regions:
- the crlf3 gene encoding cytokine receptor-like factor 3, producing the protein MSVEVDVLLQEAKESIEAAQNFRSELQQRLNGLNQARKQVRGSSGQAREALQRHFAELQAAATRLLSERLSTLLTEVDAIEAESVRPLDDCQSLVEYGVSQADELLREGEAALRCGLGEKEDKLGSFTKKAMHIQLESLPEVPALVDVPCVSAQFDDSLLVLLREHVCRHGSVASHPPVLIEELQERPGSILVRWCKVDEDFAAADYRLQYRRSGSGGSQYEDAYVGHDTEFLTLGLDPNTDYVFRVCARGEGRTEWSPWSVAQTGYTTMEPHAWRAGTEGYIVSSRRNIALRNDSAPSSCPVLYSNAPTYFCGLTLTFKISATGQPDRRDSLGVCVDGEKGQHSLQRDQAVCISTNGAVYVNGKEMTNQLPSISLGSVVTFDMEVVGVVPLTNNNNHISGLKLRVTIGSGSREVVFDWMLETAVDSLFFGCSFAHAGWKVLVF